The following coding sequences lie in one Sphingobium sp. KCTC 72723 genomic window:
- the uvrC gene encoding excinuclease ABC subunit UvrC, whose translation MSGPQSPDRFNEDKASFTVTGSQPDIDMGVEAIRTTLQTLPIRPGVYRMHDARGDVLYVGKARALKNRVANYTQVDRLPRRLQRMVAQTRSMTIVTTNSEAEALLLEAQLIKRYRPPYNVLLRDDKSFPFILLREDHAFPRVQKHRGARKAKGRYYGPFASAGSVTRTINALQKLFLLRSCTDSFFANRSRPCLLYQIKRCSAPCVDRIDPDGYAELVRDAQDFLGGKSTAVQKKLGTAMEQAAESLDFEQAAVIRDRLKALTFIQGSQAINAEGLGDADIFALAAKNGAMCIQAFFIRGGQNWGHRSFFPVHTADVAEDEVLASFMAQFYEEVPPPRLILSDRAPAECELMTQALSERIGAKVRIEIPQRGDRTRLIKQAQRNAVEALDRRLAETTSQGKIIDEMVEAFGLDGAPDRIEIYDNSHIQGAHALGAMVVAGPEGFRKNAYRKFNMKNPEISNDDFAMMRDMFERRFGRAQKEDPDRDSGEWPDLVLIDGGKGQLSAARTMLEEMGIEDVTMIGVAKGPNHGREGREIFHLMDGREITFPLNHPVLFYLQRLRDEAHRFAIGAHRAKRSKAITVSSLDEVPGIGPARKKALLMHFGTARAVRDAALEDIAKAPGVSTAVAQQVYDYFHG comes from the coding sequence ATGTCCGGCCCCCAATCCCCCGATCGCTTCAACGAAGACAAAGCCAGCTTCACCGTCACCGGCAGCCAGCCGGACATCGACATGGGGGTGGAAGCGATCCGCACCACGCTTCAGACGCTGCCCATCCGGCCCGGCGTCTACCGGATGCACGACGCGCGCGGCGACGTTCTCTATGTGGGAAAGGCGCGCGCGCTCAAGAACCGCGTCGCCAATTACACGCAGGTCGACCGGCTCCCCCGCCGCCTGCAACGCATGGTCGCTCAGACGCGCAGCATGACCATCGTCACCACCAACAGCGAAGCCGAAGCGCTGCTGCTGGAAGCGCAACTGATCAAGCGCTATCGCCCGCCGTACAACGTCCTGCTGCGCGACGACAAAAGCTTCCCCTTCATCCTGTTGCGGGAAGATCACGCCTTCCCCCGCGTTCAGAAACATCGCGGCGCGCGCAAGGCGAAGGGGCGCTATTATGGTCCCTTCGCCAGCGCCGGATCGGTCACGCGCACCATCAATGCGCTGCAAAAACTCTTCCTGCTGCGCTCCTGCACCGACAGTTTCTTTGCCAACCGCTCGCGCCCCTGCCTGCTCTATCAAATCAAGCGCTGCTCGGCCCCCTGCGTCGACCGCATCGACCCGGACGGCTATGCCGAACTGGTCCGTGACGCGCAGGATTTCCTGGGTGGCAAGTCCACCGCCGTCCAGAAAAAGCTCGGCACCGCAATGGAACAGGCCGCTGAATCGCTCGATTTCGAACAGGCGGCGGTCATCCGCGACCGGCTGAAAGCGCTGACCTTCATTCAGGGTTCGCAGGCGATCAATGCCGAAGGATTGGGCGACGCCGACATTTTCGCACTGGCGGCGAAGAATGGCGCGATGTGCATCCAGGCCTTCTTCATTCGCGGCGGGCAGAATTGGGGCCATCGTAGCTTCTTCCCGGTCCACACCGCCGACGTGGCGGAGGATGAGGTGCTGGCCAGCTTCATGGCGCAATTTTACGAGGAAGTGCCGCCCCCGCGCCTGATCCTGTCCGACCGCGCGCCCGCCGAATGTGAGCTGATGACGCAGGCATTGAGCGAACGGATCGGCGCAAAGGTGCGGATCGAAATTCCCCAGCGCGGCGACCGCACCCGCCTCATCAAGCAGGCGCAGCGCAACGCTGTCGAAGCGCTCGACCGCCGCCTCGCCGAAACCACCAGCCAGGGCAAGATCATCGACGAAATGGTCGAAGCCTTCGGGCTGGATGGTGCGCCCGACCGCATCGAAATCTACGACAACAGCCATATTCAGGGCGCCCATGCGCTCGGTGCCATGGTCGTCGCCGGGCCGGAGGGGTTTCGCAAGAACGCCTATCGCAAGTTCAACATGAAGAACCCCGAAATCTCGAACGATGATTTCGCGATGATGCGCGACATGTTCGAACGCCGCTTCGGTCGCGCACAGAAAGAAGACCCCGATCGCGACAGCGGCGAATGGCCCGACCTCGTCCTGATCGACGGCGGCAAGGGCCAGCTATCGGCCGCCCGCACTATGCTGGAGGAAATGGGCATAGAGGACGTCACGATGATCGGCGTGGCCAAGGGGCCAAATCATGGCCGGGAGGGCCGCGAGATATTCCACCTGATGGATGGCCGCGAAATCACCTTCCCGCTCAACCACCCAGTCCTTTTCTACCTCCAGCGCCTCCGCGACGAAGCCCACCGCTTCGCCATCGGCGCGCACCGTGCCAAACGCAGCAAGGCCATCACCGTGTCGTCGCTGGACGAAGTCCCCGGCATCGGCCCCGCGCGCAAGAAAGCGCTGCTC
- a CDS encoding F0F1 ATP synthase subunit B → MAEAAAQHSAETPPTLDQAIHAEGLEPVGAVAHEGVAPHTDPQAVGMDATAWVSLAMAVFIGILLFKKVPALIGGVLDGRIAQIREQLAEASRLRAEADALKAEYEATLAAAVGEADAMRKSAEHEAETLIADAKVNAEALIVRRQKMAEDKIGAAERTAVAAIRTRAVNAATTAATVLIAQGHDAKADKALVDGAIGRLGTIN, encoded by the coding sequence ATGGCTGAGGCAGCAGCACAGCATTCGGCGGAAACGCCCCCGACGCTCGATCAGGCGATCCATGCCGAAGGGCTGGAGCCGGTCGGCGCCGTCGCGCATGAAGGCGTGGCCCCGCATACCGACCCACAAGCTGTCGGCATGGACGCCACGGCCTGGGTCAGCCTGGCCATGGCCGTGTTCATCGGCATCCTGCTGTTCAAGAAAGTGCCTGCCCTGATCGGCGGCGTACTGGACGGCCGGATCGCGCAGATCCGCGAACAACTGGCCGAAGCCTCGCGGCTCCGTGCCGAAGCCGACGCGCTCAAGGCGGAATATGAAGCGACACTGGCCGCTGCGGTCGGTGAAGCCGACGCCATGCGCAAGTCCGCCGAGCATGAAGCCGAAACGCTGATCGCCGACGCAAAGGTGAACGCCGAAGCTCTGATCGTCCGCCGCCAGAAAATGGCCGAGGACAAGATCGGCGCTGCCGAACGCACCGCCGTCGCCGCCATCCGCACCCGCGCCGTCAACGCCGCAACCACGGCCGCTACGGTCCTGATCGCGCAGGGCCATGATGCGAAGGCGGACAAGGCACTGGTCGATGGCGCGATCGGCCGTCTGGGTACGATCAACTGA
- a CDS encoding ATPase — MPQIAQIAETYSSQIFWLLLTFGFVFFVIGLGMVPKVQGTADARDAKITGDLDAAKAAFARADEAEADYRVRDTASRTAAQATLAKAKSDAAKASEAQLAIADAQVAAKIAEAEARIKAASDAALAEIETVAADAARDMVARISGVEASDDAARNAVKAALAHG, encoded by the coding sequence ATGCCTCAAATCGCGCAAATTGCCGAAACCTACTCCAGCCAGATTTTCTGGCTGCTGCTGACCTTCGGCTTCGTCTTCTTTGTCATCGGCCTCGGCATGGTGCCAAAGGTTCAAGGCACGGCGGACGCGCGCGACGCGAAGATCACCGGTGATCTGGACGCTGCCAAGGCAGCTTTCGCCCGCGCCGACGAAGCGGAGGCCGACTATCGGGTCCGCGACACGGCCAGCCGCACCGCTGCCCAGGCGACGCTGGCGAAAGCCAAGAGCGACGCTGCCAAGGCATCCGAAGCGCAACTCGCCATCGCCGATGCGCAGGTCGCGGCCAAAATCGCCGAAGCCGAAGCCCGTATCAAGGCCGCGTCCGACGCGGCTCTGGCAGAAATCGAAACCGTTGCCGCCGACGCGGCGCGCGACATGGTGGCGCGTATTTCCGGCGTGGAAGCGTCGGACGATGCGGCCCGCAACGCAGTAAAGGCAGCACTGGCCCATGGCTGA
- a CDS encoding F0F1 ATP synthase subunit C, giving the protein MDAEAAKLLGAGLAAIGAGIAALGVGNVFSAFLEGALRNPGAADGQQGRLFIGFAAAELLGLLAFVIAMILVFVA; this is encoded by the coding sequence ATGGACGCAGAAGCCGCAAAGCTGCTCGGTGCTGGCCTGGCCGCCATCGGTGCGGGCATCGCTGCCCTGGGTGTGGGCAACGTGTTCAGCGCGTTCCTCGAAGGCGCGCTGCGCAATCCGGGTGCCGCTGATGGCCAGCAGGGTCGTCTGTTCATCGGTTTCGCTGCGGCGGAACTTCTGGGTCTGCTGGCGTTCGTTATCGCCATGATCCTGGTGTTCGTGGCCTGA
- a CDS encoding F0F1 ATP synthase subunit A codes for MAESGKIDPMHQFAIEPLFGTDHLSIGGFNIAFTNSALYMVLAAVVLWIFVIGGMKRELVPGRWQMAVEYFTGFIKNLLISNVGEGGKKYIPYVFSLFMFILLANLLGLLPLGLVGLHPFTFTSHFTATGVLAIMSFSIVLIVGFAKHGFHFFSLFIPHGTPVAMVVPLFFIELVSFMVRPFSLGLRLFVAMTAGHVLLKVLAGFVINSANASPALGLTVGTASFILMIGISALEMLVAVIQAYVFALLTSVYLNDAENLH; via the coding sequence GTGGCAGAATCCGGCAAAATCGATCCGATGCACCAGTTTGCGATCGAACCTCTGTTCGGTACGGATCATCTGTCGATTGGCGGTTTCAACATCGCCTTCACCAACAGCGCGCTCTATATGGTGCTGGCCGCCGTCGTGCTGTGGATCTTCGTGATCGGCGGCATGAAGCGCGAACTGGTCCCCGGTCGCTGGCAGATGGCGGTGGAATATTTCACCGGCTTCATCAAGAATCTGCTGATCTCCAACGTGGGTGAGGGTGGCAAGAAGTACATCCCCTACGTCTTTTCGCTGTTCATGTTCATCCTGCTGGCCAACCTTCTGGGCCTGCTGCCGCTGGGTCTGGTCGGGCTTCACCCTTTCACCTTCACCAGCCATTTCACGGCCACTGGCGTGCTGGCGATCATGAGCTTCTCGATCGTCCTGATCGTCGGTTTCGCCAAGCATGGCTTCCACTTCTTCTCGCTCTTCATCCCGCACGGCACGCCCGTCGCGATGGTGGTGCCGCTTTTCTTCATCGAACTCGTCTCCTTCATGGTGCGTCCGTTCAGCCTGGGTCTGCGATTGTTCGTCGCCATGACCGCCGGACACGTCCTCTTGAAGGTGCTTGCGGGCTTCGTCATCAACAGCGCTAACGCTTCGCCCGCTCTGGGCCTGACCGTCGGCACCGCCAGCTTCATTCTGATGATCGGCATCAGCGCGCTGGAAATGCTGGTCGCGGTCATCCAGGCTTATGTGTTCGCGCTGCTGACTTCGGTCTATCTCAACGATGCCGAAAACCTGCACTGA
- a CDS encoding AtpZ/AtpI family protein: protein MVADGPGQDPAGEDARITSLEERIARAEHVEKVRQGATEQAADDGSRLGNRVLAELIGGLVGGALIGWVLDRLLGTSPWLLLMFLGLGIVAAFRNIIRLTTTKRPPQ, encoded by the coding sequence ATGGTTGCGGATGGACCCGGACAGGACCCGGCGGGGGAGGACGCGCGCATCACGTCTCTTGAGGAGCGGATCGCGCGCGCCGAACATGTCGAAAAGGTCAGGCAGGGGGCTACTGAGCAAGCGGCGGACGATGGGTCTCGCCTCGGCAACAGGGTTCTTGCGGAACTGATCGGCGGTCTTGTCGGTGGTGCGTTGATCGGCTGGGTTCTTGACCGGCTGCTTGGCACATCCCCATGGCTCCTGCTTATGTTCCTCGGTCTTGGTATCGTGGCGGCGTTCAGGAACATCATCAGATTGACGACGACGAAGCGTCCTCCACAATAG
- a CDS encoding YdbL family protein — protein sequence MTRKMILFAAGAVVALATGFAMTAPARAQTGPVAAAMAAGTVGEQADGYLGIAGTVSADVRSEVESINIKRRAAYTNLASQRGVTVQDVAAATGCQTLSSRVKPGQAYRIGAGAWQTKGGDAIALPSYCANAG from the coding sequence ATGACACGCAAGATGATCCTGTTCGCCGCCGGTGCCGTCGTCGCGCTGGCCACCGGATTTGCCATGACAGCGCCTGCGCGCGCGCAGACCGGCCCCGTCGCTGCCGCCATGGCGGCCGGGACGGTGGGCGAACAGGCCGATGGCTATCTCGGCATCGCCGGGACGGTAAGCGCCGACGTGCGTTCCGAAGTCGAATCGATCAACATCAAACGCCGCGCCGCCTATACCAACCTTGCCAGCCAGCGCGGCGTCACGGTGCAGGATGTCGCCGCCGCCACCGGGTGCCAGACGCTCAGCAGCCGGGTAAAGCCGGGTCAGGCCTATCGCATCGGCGCAGGCGCGTGGCAGACAAAGGGCGGCGACGCCATCGCCCTGCCATCCTATTGTGCGAACGCTGGCTGA
- a CDS encoding YnbE family lipoprotein, which yields MTKRPILIAGLSLFALGGCIQVKAPDRPIEINLNVKVQQEVVVRLQRDAQDLIQNNPELFPQ from the coding sequence ATGACAAAAAGACCGATCCTCATCGCAGGCCTCAGCCTCTTCGCACTGGGTGGCTGTATCCAGGTGAAGGCGCCCGACCGGCCGATCGAAATCAACCTGAACGTCAAGGTGCAGCAGGAAGTGGTCGTGCGCCTGCAACGCGACGCGCAGGATCTTATTCAGAATAACCCGGAGTTGTTCCCGCAATGA
- a CDS encoding YdbH domain-containing protein, with the protein MEDQDGETAVRRGWLRWLGVGTGSLALVLAGLWTQRAPIAENFVSRELNRRGVQASYDLVDLGLRTQRIENIVLGNPARPDLTAHWVEVDIAFAGLTPQVAAIRAGGVRLRGSLHDGVLALGELDKFSDPDSTAPFSLPDIFLSLADARLSLSTDAGPLGMQIDGTGNIASGFRGNVAAAMPQAALAGCILTRPTGMFDIAMRQGQPHLTGPARATALACRAGATTLAAPAATIDLTLGKALDRWTGHADLTGDALRSGGVLLAAPTGRIDFDGTSATTQGRARIAARTLSGNGALVEQADLSGAWAIKGADATFDGQLSGRNLRMTGRDPLAALRTSTAATPVGPLAARLADAVRQAGTDNRFDTRFAFAQRGASGGLILTDSRFAARSGAQAGLSPQGRMTLAWPGRAGAALDWALDGALTTQGGGLPEAALRLARRPGGGFGGQLFVAPYVEGDARLALDPVRFTADRGGATRFATSLRLDGPLPDGRLRGLSLPVEGTLAPNGALAINRRCVPLSLLEARYGSFAIGQTRQTLCPLDGGALFAMNAQGISGGADIQKLALIGRNGDSPLRLTADHARIALGRTGFSLANPALSLGPQDAPVRLSAATLDGRMTAQGFAGKLAGAGGQIGTVPLIVENGAGDWRFIRGALSLSAAMTVRDSQGPARFEPLAVPDFALTLKDGAIAATGTLAAPGNGATVARATIAHQLSTGRGHADLAVPGLLFNSRLQPEDVTKLAKGVVANVAATVTGQGRIDWTGSNVTSTGTFRTDNANLAAAFGPVQGLSGEIRFTDLIGMVTAPGQEARIKSVNPGVGVRDGTVRYRLEAGQKVRIEGGGWPFSGGKLDLLPTTMDFSADVDRYMTFRVIGLDAGAFIQAMELDNISATGTFDGIMPLIFNAQGGRVAGGVLVARQQGMPALIMPEGVLPSIPCDPTRQSGVLSYVGPVSNEQVGVMGRIAFDALKDLQYKCLTILMDGALDGEMVTNVVFNGVNRGQLGGAPAGLARNFVGLPFIFNVRISAPFRGLLGTAQSFIDPTQTIRDEIGKQTQEKMRAQAAQGLAVQPAESDKMPTKGQP; encoded by the coding sequence ATGGAAGATCAGGACGGCGAAACGGCGGTTCGCCGGGGTTGGCTGCGCTGGCTGGGGGTCGGCACGGGTTCGCTCGCGCTGGTGCTGGCGGGGTTGTGGACGCAACGCGCGCCGATCGCGGAAAATTTCGTCAGCCGCGAACTCAACCGGCGTGGGGTGCAGGCCAGTTATGATCTGGTCGATCTCGGCCTGCGCACTCAGCGTATCGAAAATATCGTCCTGGGCAATCCCGCCCGGCCCGACCTGACGGCGCATTGGGTGGAAGTCGACATCGCCTTTGCCGGCCTGACGCCGCAGGTCGCGGCGATCCGGGCCGGGGGCGTGCGCCTGCGCGGATCGCTTCATGACGGCGTGCTGGCGCTGGGCGAACTGGATAAATTCAGCGACCCCGATTCCACCGCACCGTTCAGCCTGCCCGACATTTTCCTGTCGCTCGCCGATGCACGGCTCAGCCTGTCCACGGACGCGGGACCGTTGGGGATGCAGATTGATGGCACCGGCAATATCGCGTCCGGCTTCCGGGGTAATGTCGCCGCCGCCATGCCGCAGGCGGCGCTCGCCGGGTGCATCCTGACCCGCCCGACCGGAATGTTCGACATCGCCATGCGTCAGGGGCAGCCCCATCTGACCGGCCCCGCCCGCGCAACGGCGCTTGCCTGCCGCGCGGGCGCGACCACGCTGGCGGCCCCCGCCGCCACGATCGACCTGACGCTGGGCAAGGCGCTGGATCGTTGGACCGGCCATGCCGACCTGACCGGCGACGCGCTCCGGTCCGGCGGCGTCCTGCTCGCCGCGCCGACTGGCCGGATCGATTTCGACGGCACCAGCGCCACGACGCAGGGCCGCGCCCGCATCGCAGCGCGCACCCTGTCGGGCAATGGCGCGCTGGTCGAACAGGCCGACCTGTCGGGCGCATGGGCGATCAAAGGGGCGGACGCGACCTTCGACGGGCAGCTATCAGGCCGCAATCTGCGCATGACCGGGCGGGATCCGCTTGCCGCGCTGCGCACATCGACGGCGGCTACGCCCGTCGGCCCACTCGCCGCGCGCCTCGCCGATGCCGTGCGTCAGGCCGGAACCGACAACCGCTTCGACACGCGCTTCGCTTTCGCGCAACGCGGGGCAAGCGGTGGCCTGATCCTCACCGACAGCCGCTTTGCCGCGCGTAGCGGCGCGCAGGCGGGCCTGTCGCCACAGGGCCGCATGACTCTCGCCTGGCCCGGCCGCGCCGGGGCCGCGCTTGATTGGGCGCTCGACGGCGCGCTCACGACGCAGGGCGGCGGCCTGCCCGAAGCGGCACTGCGCCTCGCCCGTCGTCCCGGCGGCGGCTTTGGCGGGCAATTGTTCGTCGCGCCCTATGTGGAGGGCGACGCCCGGCTGGCGCTCGATCCTGTCCGTTTTACCGCCGACCGGGGCGGCGCAACACGATTCGCCACGTCGCTGCGGTTGGACGGTCCCTTGCCCGACGGTCGCCTGCGCGGCCTCAGCCTGCCGGTCGAAGGAACGCTGGCTCCCAATGGCGCGCTGGCAATCAACCGCCGCTGCGTCCCGCTTTCCCTGCTAGAAGCCCGTTATGGCAGCTTCGCCATTGGCCAGACGCGCCAGACGCTCTGCCCGCTCGACGGCGGCGCTCTGTTCGCCATGAACGCCCAAGGCATCAGCGGCGGCGCAGACATTCAGAAACTCGCGCTCATTGGCCGCAATGGCGACAGCCCGCTGCGCCTCACCGCCGACCATGCCCGTATCGCGCTGGGCCGGACGGGCTTCAGCCTCGCCAACCCGGCCTTGTCGCTTGGCCCGCAGGACGCCCCCGTGCGCCTGTCCGCCGCCACGCTCGACGGGCGCATGACGGCGCAGGGTTTCGCCGGGAAACTGGCCGGGGCAGGGGGCCAGATCGGCACTGTCCCGCTGATCGTCGAAAATGGTGCAGGCGACTGGCGCTTCATCAGGGGCGCACTGTCCCTGAGCGCGGCCATGACGGTCCGCGATTCGCAAGGGCCAGCCCGGTTCGAGCCACTCGCCGTCCCCGATTTCGCCCTGACCCTGAAAGACGGCGCCATCGCCGCCACCGGCACGCTCGCCGCGCCCGGCAACGGCGCGACCGTGGCCCGGGCCACCATCGCGCATCAACTCTCGACTGGCCGGGGCCATGCCGACCTTGCCGTCCCCGGCCTCCTGTTCAATTCCAGGCTTCAACCCGAAGACGTCACCAAATTGGCCAAGGGCGTCGTCGCCAATGTGGCTGCGACAGTGACGGGGCAGGGGCGAATCGACTGGACCGGATCAAATGTCACGTCCACTGGCACCTTCCGCACCGACAATGCGAATCTCGCTGCGGCCTTTGGCCCGGTGCAGGGGCTGTCGGGCGAAATCCGTTTCACCGACCTGATCGGCATGGTCACCGCGCCGGGGCAGGAAGCGCGAATCAAATCGGTCAATCCGGGCGTGGGAGTGCGCGACGGCACTGTCCGCTACCGCCTGGAGGCCGGGCAAAAGGTGCGAATCGAGGGCGGCGGCTGGCCCTTCTCCGGCGGCAAGCTCGACCTGTTGCCCACCACCATGGATTTCAGCGCGGATGTTGACCGTTACATGACTTTCCGCGTCATCGGGCTGGATGCGGGCGCCTTCATTCAGGCGATGGAACTGGACAATATCTCCGCCACCGGCACCTTCGATGGCATCATGCCGCTGATCTTCAACGCGCAGGGCGGGCGGGTCGCGGGCGGCGTGCTGGTCGCCCGGCAACAGGGGATGCCCGCACTCATTATGCCCGAAGGCGTACTGCCCTCGATTCCCTGCGACCCCACCCGCCAGTCGGGCGTGCTGTCCTATGTCGGTCCGGTGTCGAACGAGCAGGTCGGCGTGATGGGGCGGATCGCCTTCGACGCGCTCAAAGACCTGCAATATAAATGTCTGACAATCCTGATGGATGGCGCGCTGGACGGCGAAATGGTCACCAACGTCGTGTTCAACGGCGTCAATCGCGGCCAGCTCGGCGGCGCACCGGCGGGCCTTGCGCGCAATTTCGTCGGCCTGCCCTTCATTTTCAACGTCCGCATTTCCGCGCCGTTCCGGGGACTGCTCGGCACCGCCCAATCCTTCATCGACCCGACCCAGACCATCCGCGACGAAATCGGCAAGCAGACGCAGGAAAAGATGCGGGCGCAAGCTGCGCAGGGGCTTGCGGTTCAGCCTGCGGAAAGCGACAAGATGCCAACAAAGGGGCAGCCATGA
- the radC gene encoding RadC family protein, which produces MAERDANITQDGVGHRARLRAKLATGGGEALHDHELIEYLLALAIPRRDTKPLAKALLREFDGIGGLMTADWEAIGRVPGMGDTSIAAIKIVQATLLRMLRNEVAARPVLASWQALLDYLRADMAFLGVERVRVLHLNARNMLIRDENMGDGSIDQAAIYVREVIRRAIDLGSAAIILVHNHPSGSPEPSRQDIDVTRQIIEAGKRLNIGVHDHIIIGAQGHVSMRAKGLL; this is translated from the coding sequence TTGGCCGAACGGGATGCGAATATCACGCAGGATGGCGTGGGACACCGGGCGCGGTTGCGCGCGAAACTGGCGACAGGCGGCGGTGAGGCGCTGCATGACCATGAACTGATCGAATATCTGCTGGCGCTGGCGATTCCCCGGCGGGACACCAAGCCGCTGGCCAAGGCGCTGTTGCGCGAATTTGATGGCATCGGCGGATTGATGACGGCCGATTGGGAAGCGATCGGCCGGGTGCCGGGCATGGGCGACACCAGCATCGCGGCGATCAAGATAGTGCAGGCGACATTGCTGCGGATGTTGCGCAACGAAGTCGCCGCGCGGCCGGTGCTGGCCAGTTGGCAGGCGCTGCTCGACTATCTGCGCGCGGACATGGCGTTTCTGGGGGTGGAGCGCGTGCGCGTGCTGCATCTGAACGCGCGCAACATGCTGATCCGCGACGAGAATATGGGTGACGGGTCGATCGACCAGGCGGCCATCTATGTGCGGGAAGTGATCCGCCGGGCGATCGACCTTGGGTCAGCGGCGATCATATTGGTGCATAACCACCCCAGCGGATCGCCCGAACCCAGCCGTCAGGACATAGATGTGACGCGGCAGATCATCGAGGCCGGCAAGCGGCTGAACATCGGCGTGCATGACCATATCATCATCGGCGCGCAGGGGCATGTGAGTATGCGGGCGAAGGGGCTGTTGTGA